From the genome of Apodemus sylvaticus chromosome 3, mApoSyl1.1, whole genome shotgun sequence, one region includes:
- the Pabpc4 gene encoding polyadenylate-binding protein 4 isoform X3: protein MNAAASSYPMASLYVGDLHSDVTEAMLYEKFSPAGPVLSIRVCRDMITRRSLGYAYVNFQQPADAERALDTMNFDVIKGKPIRIMWSQRDPSLRKSGVGNVFIKNLDKSIDNKALYDTFSAFGNILSCKVVCDENGSKGYAFVHFETQEAADKAIEKMNGMLLNDRKVFVGRFKSRKEREAELGAKAKEFTNVYIKNFGEEVDDGNLKELFSQFGKTLSVKVMRDSSGKSKGFGFVSYEKHEDANKAVEEMNGKEMSGKAIFVGRAQKKVERQAELKRRFEQLKQERISRYQGVNLYIKNLDDTIDDEKLRKEFSPFGSITSAKVMLEEGRSKGFGFVCFSSPEEATKAVTEMNGRIVGSKPLYVALAQRKEERKAHLTNQYMQRVAGMRALPANAILNQFQPAAGGYFVPAVPQAQGRPPYYTPNQLAQIRPNPRWQQGGRPQGFQGMPSALRQSGPRPALRHLAPTGNAPASRGLPTTAQRVGVPTAVPNLAPRAAVAAAAPRAVAPYKYASSVRSPHPAIQPLQAPQPAVHVQGQEPLTASMLAAAPPQEQKQMLGERLFPLIQTMHSNLAGKITGMLLEIDNSELLHMLESPESLRSKVDEAVAVLQAHHAKKEAAQKVGTVAAATS from the exons atgaaCGCTGCAGCCAGCAGCTACCCCATGGCCTCCTTATACGTGGGCGATCTGCACTCGGATGTCACCGAAGCCATGCTGTATGAAAAGTTCAGCCCTGCGGGGCCTGTGCTGTCCATCCGGGTCTGCCGCGATATGATCACCCGCCGCTCTCTGGGTTATGCCTACGTCAATTTCCAGCAGCCAGCTGACG CTGAGAGGGCCTTGGACACCATGAACTTTGACGTGATTAAGGGAAAGCCAATCCGCATCATGTGGTCTCAGAGGGATCCCTCTTTGAGAAAGTCTGGTGTGGGAAATGTCTTCATCAAGAACCTGGACAAATCTATAGACAACAAGGCACTGTACGACACTTTCTCTGCCTTTGGAAACATCCTGTCCTGTAAG GTGGTTTGCGATGAGAACGGCTCTAAGGGCTATGCTTTTGTCCACTTCGAGACCCAGGAGGCCGCCGACAAGGCCATCGAGAAGATGAACGGCATGCTCCTCAATGACCGTAAAGT GTTTGTGGGCAGATTCAAGTCTCGAAAAGAGCGGGAGGCCGAGCTTGGCGCCAAGGCCAAGGAGTTCACCAACGTTTACATCAAGAACTTTGGAGAAGAGGTGGATGATGGGAATCTGAAAGAGCTCTTCAGCCAGTTTG GTAAGACCCTAAGTGTCAAGGTGATGAGAGACTCCAGTGGGAAGTCCAAAGGCTTTGGCTTTGTAAGTTACGAGAAACACGAGGATGCCAATAAG GCTGTggaagaaatgaatggaaaagaaatgaGCGGGAAAGCCATATTCGTGGGCCGAGCACAGAAAAAAGTAGAGCGTCAGGCTGAGCTAAAGCGGAGATTCGAGCAGCTGAAGCAGGAGAGGATTAGTCGGTACCAG GGAGTGAATCTCTACATTAAGAACTTGGATGACACCATTGATGATGAGAAATTAAGGAAAGAGTTTTCTCCTTTTGGATCAATCACCAGTGCAAAG GTGATgctagaagaaggaagaagcaaagggtttggttttgtctgtttcTCCTCTCCTGAAGAGGCCACCAAAGCTGTCACCGAGATGAACGGACGCATTGTGGGCTCCAAGCCACTGTACGTCGCCCTGGCCCAGAGGAAGGAAGAGCGGAAGGCTCACCTGACCAACCAGTATATGCAGCGCGTGGCCGGGATGAGAGCACTCCCTGCCAACGCCATCTTAAATCAGTTCCAGCCTGCCGCTGGTGGCTACTTCGTGCCCGCAGTTCCGCAG GCGCAGGGAAGACCTCCATATTACACGCCTAACCAGTTAGCACAGATAAGGCCGAATCCACGCTGGCAGCAAGGCGGGAGACCTCAAG GCTTCCAAGGGATGCCAAGTGCCCTGCGGCAGTCTGGGCCTCGTCCAGCTCTTCGACATCTGGCTCCAACTGGTAATGCTCCGGCCTCTCGTGGCCTTCCTACTACCGCTCAGAGAGTCG GCGTCCCCACAGCTGTGCCAAACCTCGCGCCTCGGGCTGCTGTTGCCGCCGCTGCTCCCAGGGCTGTGGCTCCGTACAAGTATGCCTCCAGTGTCCGCAGCCCCCACCCCGCCATTCAGCCGCTGCAG GCCCCCCAGCCTGCGGTCCATGTCCAGGGTCAGGAGCCCCTGACTGCCTCCATGCTGGCTGCGGCACCCCCCCAGGAGCAGAAGCAGATGCTGG GGGAGCGTTTGTTCCCGCTCATCCAAACAATGCATTCAAACCTGGCTGGAAAGATTACGGGGATGCTGCTGGAAATCGACAACTCCGAGCTGCTGCACATGCTCGAGTCCCCCGAGTCCCTCCGTTCCAAG GTGGATGAAGCTGTGGCAGTCCTGCAGGCTCACCATGCCAAGAAAGAAGCTGCCCAGAAGGTGGgcactgttgctgctgctaccTCTTAG
- the Pabpc4 gene encoding polyadenylate-binding protein 4 isoform X1, protein MNAAASSYPMASLYVGDLHSDVTEAMLYEKFSPAGPVLSIRVCRDMITRRSLGYAYVNFQQPADAERALDTMNFDVIKGKPIRIMWSQRDPSLRKSGVGNVFIKNLDKSIDNKALYDTFSAFGNILSCKVVCDENGSKGYAFVHFETQEAADKAIEKMNGMLLNDRKVFVGRFKSRKEREAELGAKAKEFTNVYIKNFGEEVDDGNLKELFSQFGKTLSVKVMRDSSGKSKGFGFVSYEKHEDANKAVEEMNGKEMSGKAIFVGRAQKKVERQAELKRRFEQLKQERISRYQGVNLYIKNLDDTIDDEKLRKEFSPFGSITSAKVMLEEGRSKGFGFVCFSSPEEATKAVTEMNGRIVGSKPLYVALAQRKEERKAHLTNQYMQRVAGMRALPANAILNQFQPAAGGYFVPAVPQAQGRPPYYTPNQLAQIRPNPRWQQGGRPQGFQGMPSALRQSGPRPALRHLAPTGNAPASRGLPTTAQRVGSECPDRLAMDFGGAGAAQQGLTDSCQSGGVPTAVPNLAPRAAVAAAAPRAVAPYKYASSVRSPHPAIQPLQAPQPAVHVQGQEPLTASMLAAAPPQEQKQMLGERLFPLIQTMHSNLAGKITGMLLEIDNSELLHMLESPESLRSKVDEAVAVLQAHHAKKEAAQKVGTVAAATS, encoded by the exons atgaaCGCTGCAGCCAGCAGCTACCCCATGGCCTCCTTATACGTGGGCGATCTGCACTCGGATGTCACCGAAGCCATGCTGTATGAAAAGTTCAGCCCTGCGGGGCCTGTGCTGTCCATCCGGGTCTGCCGCGATATGATCACCCGCCGCTCTCTGGGTTATGCCTACGTCAATTTCCAGCAGCCAGCTGACG CTGAGAGGGCCTTGGACACCATGAACTTTGACGTGATTAAGGGAAAGCCAATCCGCATCATGTGGTCTCAGAGGGATCCCTCTTTGAGAAAGTCTGGTGTGGGAAATGTCTTCATCAAGAACCTGGACAAATCTATAGACAACAAGGCACTGTACGACACTTTCTCTGCCTTTGGAAACATCCTGTCCTGTAAG GTGGTTTGCGATGAGAACGGCTCTAAGGGCTATGCTTTTGTCCACTTCGAGACCCAGGAGGCCGCCGACAAGGCCATCGAGAAGATGAACGGCATGCTCCTCAATGACCGTAAAGT GTTTGTGGGCAGATTCAAGTCTCGAAAAGAGCGGGAGGCCGAGCTTGGCGCCAAGGCCAAGGAGTTCACCAACGTTTACATCAAGAACTTTGGAGAAGAGGTGGATGATGGGAATCTGAAAGAGCTCTTCAGCCAGTTTG GTAAGACCCTAAGTGTCAAGGTGATGAGAGACTCCAGTGGGAAGTCCAAAGGCTTTGGCTTTGTAAGTTACGAGAAACACGAGGATGCCAATAAG GCTGTggaagaaatgaatggaaaagaaatgaGCGGGAAAGCCATATTCGTGGGCCGAGCACAGAAAAAAGTAGAGCGTCAGGCTGAGCTAAAGCGGAGATTCGAGCAGCTGAAGCAGGAGAGGATTAGTCGGTACCAG GGAGTGAATCTCTACATTAAGAACTTGGATGACACCATTGATGATGAGAAATTAAGGAAAGAGTTTTCTCCTTTTGGATCAATCACCAGTGCAAAG GTGATgctagaagaaggaagaagcaaagggtttggttttgtctgtttcTCCTCTCCTGAAGAGGCCACCAAAGCTGTCACCGAGATGAACGGACGCATTGTGGGCTCCAAGCCACTGTACGTCGCCCTGGCCCAGAGGAAGGAAGAGCGGAAGGCTCACCTGACCAACCAGTATATGCAGCGCGTGGCCGGGATGAGAGCACTCCCTGCCAACGCCATCTTAAATCAGTTCCAGCCTGCCGCTGGTGGCTACTTCGTGCCCGCAGTTCCGCAG GCGCAGGGAAGACCTCCATATTACACGCCTAACCAGTTAGCACAGATAAGGCCGAATCCACGCTGGCAGCAAGGCGGGAGACCTCAAG GCTTCCAAGGGATGCCAAGTGCCCTGCGGCAGTCTGGGCCTCGTCCAGCTCTTCGACATCTGGCTCCAACTGGTAATGCTCCGGCCTCTCGTGGCCTTCCTACTACCGCTCAGAGAGTCG GGTCTGAGTGCCCGGACCGCTTGGCTATGGACTTTGGTGGGGCTGGTGCCGCCCAGCAAGGGCTGACTGACAGCTGCCAGTCTGGAG GCGTCCCCACAGCTGTGCCAAACCTCGCGCCTCGGGCTGCTGTTGCCGCCGCTGCTCCCAGGGCTGTGGCTCCGTACAAGTATGCCTCCAGTGTCCGCAGCCCCCACCCCGCCATTCAGCCGCTGCAG GCCCCCCAGCCTGCGGTCCATGTCCAGGGTCAGGAGCCCCTGACTGCCTCCATGCTGGCTGCGGCACCCCCCCAGGAGCAGAAGCAGATGCTGG GGGAGCGTTTGTTCCCGCTCATCCAAACAATGCATTCAAACCTGGCTGGAAAGATTACGGGGATGCTGCTGGAAATCGACAACTCCGAGCTGCTGCACATGCTCGAGTCCCCCGAGTCCCTCCGTTCCAAG GTGGATGAAGCTGTGGCAGTCCTGCAGGCTCACCATGCCAAGAAAGAAGCTGCCCAGAAGGTGGgcactgttgctgctgctaccTCTTAG
- the Pabpc4 gene encoding polyadenylate-binding protein 4 isoform X4: MNAAASSYPMASLYVGDLHSDVTEAMLYEKFSPAGPVLSIRVCRDMITRRSLGYAYVNFQQPADAERALDTMNFDVIKGKPIRIMWSQRDPSLRKSGVGNVFIKNLDKSIDNKALYDTFSAFGNILSCKVVCDENGSKGYAFVHFETQEAADKAIEKMNGMLLNDRKVFVGRFKSRKEREAELGAKAKEFTNVYIKNFGEEVDDGNLKELFSQFGKTLSVKVMRDSSGKSKGFGFVSYEKHEDANKAVEEMNGKEMSGKAIFVGRAQKKVERQAELKRRFEQLKQERISRYQGVNLYIKNLDDTIDDEKLRKEFSPFGSITSAKVMLEEGRSKGFGFVCFSSPEEATKAVTEMNGRIVGSKPLYVALAQRKEERKAHLTNQYMQRVAGMRALPANAILNQFQPAAGGYFVPAVPQAQGRPPYYTPNQLAQIRPNPRWQQGGRPQGFQGMPSALRQSGPRPALRHLAPTGVPTAVPNLAPRAAVAAAAPRAVAPYKYASSVRSPHPAIQPLQAPQPAVHVQGQEPLTASMLAAAPPQEQKQMLGERLFPLIQTMHSNLAGKITGMLLEIDNSELLHMLESPESLRSKVDEAVAVLQAHHAKKEAAQKVGTVAAATS; encoded by the exons atgaaCGCTGCAGCCAGCAGCTACCCCATGGCCTCCTTATACGTGGGCGATCTGCACTCGGATGTCACCGAAGCCATGCTGTATGAAAAGTTCAGCCCTGCGGGGCCTGTGCTGTCCATCCGGGTCTGCCGCGATATGATCACCCGCCGCTCTCTGGGTTATGCCTACGTCAATTTCCAGCAGCCAGCTGACG CTGAGAGGGCCTTGGACACCATGAACTTTGACGTGATTAAGGGAAAGCCAATCCGCATCATGTGGTCTCAGAGGGATCCCTCTTTGAGAAAGTCTGGTGTGGGAAATGTCTTCATCAAGAACCTGGACAAATCTATAGACAACAAGGCACTGTACGACACTTTCTCTGCCTTTGGAAACATCCTGTCCTGTAAG GTGGTTTGCGATGAGAACGGCTCTAAGGGCTATGCTTTTGTCCACTTCGAGACCCAGGAGGCCGCCGACAAGGCCATCGAGAAGATGAACGGCATGCTCCTCAATGACCGTAAAGT GTTTGTGGGCAGATTCAAGTCTCGAAAAGAGCGGGAGGCCGAGCTTGGCGCCAAGGCCAAGGAGTTCACCAACGTTTACATCAAGAACTTTGGAGAAGAGGTGGATGATGGGAATCTGAAAGAGCTCTTCAGCCAGTTTG GTAAGACCCTAAGTGTCAAGGTGATGAGAGACTCCAGTGGGAAGTCCAAAGGCTTTGGCTTTGTAAGTTACGAGAAACACGAGGATGCCAATAAG GCTGTggaagaaatgaatggaaaagaaatgaGCGGGAAAGCCATATTCGTGGGCCGAGCACAGAAAAAAGTAGAGCGTCAGGCTGAGCTAAAGCGGAGATTCGAGCAGCTGAAGCAGGAGAGGATTAGTCGGTACCAG GGAGTGAATCTCTACATTAAGAACTTGGATGACACCATTGATGATGAGAAATTAAGGAAAGAGTTTTCTCCTTTTGGATCAATCACCAGTGCAAAG GTGATgctagaagaaggaagaagcaaagggtttggttttgtctgtttcTCCTCTCCTGAAGAGGCCACCAAAGCTGTCACCGAGATGAACGGACGCATTGTGGGCTCCAAGCCACTGTACGTCGCCCTGGCCCAGAGGAAGGAAGAGCGGAAGGCTCACCTGACCAACCAGTATATGCAGCGCGTGGCCGGGATGAGAGCACTCCCTGCCAACGCCATCTTAAATCAGTTCCAGCCTGCCGCTGGTGGCTACTTCGTGCCCGCAGTTCCGCAG GCGCAGGGAAGACCTCCATATTACACGCCTAACCAGTTAGCACAGATAAGGCCGAATCCACGCTGGCAGCAAGGCGGGAGACCTCAAG GCTTCCAAGGGATGCCAAGTGCCCTGCGGCAGTCTGGGCCTCGTCCAGCTCTTCGACATCTGGCTCCAACTG GCGTCCCCACAGCTGTGCCAAACCTCGCGCCTCGGGCTGCTGTTGCCGCCGCTGCTCCCAGGGCTGTGGCTCCGTACAAGTATGCCTCCAGTGTCCGCAGCCCCCACCCCGCCATTCAGCCGCTGCAG GCCCCCCAGCCTGCGGTCCATGTCCAGGGTCAGGAGCCCCTGACTGCCTCCATGCTGGCTGCGGCACCCCCCCAGGAGCAGAAGCAGATGCTGG GGGAGCGTTTGTTCCCGCTCATCCAAACAATGCATTCAAACCTGGCTGGAAAGATTACGGGGATGCTGCTGGAAATCGACAACTCCGAGCTGCTGCACATGCTCGAGTCCCCCGAGTCCCTCCGTTCCAAG GTGGATGAAGCTGTGGCAGTCCTGCAGGCTCACCATGCCAAGAAAGAAGCTGCCCAGAAGGTGGgcactgttgctgctgctaccTCTTAG
- the Pabpc4 gene encoding polyadenylate-binding protein 4 isoform X2 has protein sequence MNAAASSYPMASLYVGDLHSDVTEAMLYEKFSPAGPVLSIRVCRDMITRRSLGYAYVNFQQPADAERALDTMNFDVIKGKPIRIMWSQRDPSLRKSGVGNVFIKNLDKSIDNKALYDTFSAFGNILSCKVVCDENGSKGYAFVHFETQEAADKAIEKMNGMLLNDRKVFVGRFKSRKEREAELGAKAKEFTNVYIKNFGEEVDDGNLKELFSQFGKTLSVKVMRDSSGKSKGFGFVSYEKHEDANKAVEEMNGKEMSGKAIFVGRAQKKVERQAELKRRFEQLKQERISRYQGVNLYIKNLDDTIDDEKLRKEFSPFGSITSAKVMLEEGRSKGFGFVCFSSPEEATKAVTEMNGRIVGSKPLYVALAQRKEERKAHLTNQYMQRVAGMRALPANAILNQFQPAAGGYFVPAVPQAQGRPPYYTPNQLAQIRPNPRWQQGGRPQGFQGMPSALRQSGPRPALRHLAPTGSECPDRLAMDFGGAGAAQQGLTDSCQSGGVPTAVPNLAPRAAVAAAAPRAVAPYKYASSVRSPHPAIQPLQAPQPAVHVQGQEPLTASMLAAAPPQEQKQMLGERLFPLIQTMHSNLAGKITGMLLEIDNSELLHMLESPESLRSKVDEAVAVLQAHHAKKEAAQKVGTVAAATS, from the exons atgaaCGCTGCAGCCAGCAGCTACCCCATGGCCTCCTTATACGTGGGCGATCTGCACTCGGATGTCACCGAAGCCATGCTGTATGAAAAGTTCAGCCCTGCGGGGCCTGTGCTGTCCATCCGGGTCTGCCGCGATATGATCACCCGCCGCTCTCTGGGTTATGCCTACGTCAATTTCCAGCAGCCAGCTGACG CTGAGAGGGCCTTGGACACCATGAACTTTGACGTGATTAAGGGAAAGCCAATCCGCATCATGTGGTCTCAGAGGGATCCCTCTTTGAGAAAGTCTGGTGTGGGAAATGTCTTCATCAAGAACCTGGACAAATCTATAGACAACAAGGCACTGTACGACACTTTCTCTGCCTTTGGAAACATCCTGTCCTGTAAG GTGGTTTGCGATGAGAACGGCTCTAAGGGCTATGCTTTTGTCCACTTCGAGACCCAGGAGGCCGCCGACAAGGCCATCGAGAAGATGAACGGCATGCTCCTCAATGACCGTAAAGT GTTTGTGGGCAGATTCAAGTCTCGAAAAGAGCGGGAGGCCGAGCTTGGCGCCAAGGCCAAGGAGTTCACCAACGTTTACATCAAGAACTTTGGAGAAGAGGTGGATGATGGGAATCTGAAAGAGCTCTTCAGCCAGTTTG GTAAGACCCTAAGTGTCAAGGTGATGAGAGACTCCAGTGGGAAGTCCAAAGGCTTTGGCTTTGTAAGTTACGAGAAACACGAGGATGCCAATAAG GCTGTggaagaaatgaatggaaaagaaatgaGCGGGAAAGCCATATTCGTGGGCCGAGCACAGAAAAAAGTAGAGCGTCAGGCTGAGCTAAAGCGGAGATTCGAGCAGCTGAAGCAGGAGAGGATTAGTCGGTACCAG GGAGTGAATCTCTACATTAAGAACTTGGATGACACCATTGATGATGAGAAATTAAGGAAAGAGTTTTCTCCTTTTGGATCAATCACCAGTGCAAAG GTGATgctagaagaaggaagaagcaaagggtttggttttgtctgtttcTCCTCTCCTGAAGAGGCCACCAAAGCTGTCACCGAGATGAACGGACGCATTGTGGGCTCCAAGCCACTGTACGTCGCCCTGGCCCAGAGGAAGGAAGAGCGGAAGGCTCACCTGACCAACCAGTATATGCAGCGCGTGGCCGGGATGAGAGCACTCCCTGCCAACGCCATCTTAAATCAGTTCCAGCCTGCCGCTGGTGGCTACTTCGTGCCCGCAGTTCCGCAG GCGCAGGGAAGACCTCCATATTACACGCCTAACCAGTTAGCACAGATAAGGCCGAATCCACGCTGGCAGCAAGGCGGGAGACCTCAAG GCTTCCAAGGGATGCCAAGTGCCCTGCGGCAGTCTGGGCCTCGTCCAGCTCTTCGACATCTGGCTCCAACTG GGTCTGAGTGCCCGGACCGCTTGGCTATGGACTTTGGTGGGGCTGGTGCCGCCCAGCAAGGGCTGACTGACAGCTGCCAGTCTGGAG GCGTCCCCACAGCTGTGCCAAACCTCGCGCCTCGGGCTGCTGTTGCCGCCGCTGCTCCCAGGGCTGTGGCTCCGTACAAGTATGCCTCCAGTGTCCGCAGCCCCCACCCCGCCATTCAGCCGCTGCAG GCCCCCCAGCCTGCGGTCCATGTCCAGGGTCAGGAGCCCCTGACTGCCTCCATGCTGGCTGCGGCACCCCCCCAGGAGCAGAAGCAGATGCTGG GGGAGCGTTTGTTCCCGCTCATCCAAACAATGCATTCAAACCTGGCTGGAAAGATTACGGGGATGCTGCTGGAAATCGACAACTCCGAGCTGCTGCACATGCTCGAGTCCCCCGAGTCCCTCCGTTCCAAG GTGGATGAAGCTGTGGCAGTCCTGCAGGCTCACCATGCCAAGAAAGAAGCTGCCCAGAAGGTGGgcactgttgctgctgctaccTCTTAG